The following coding sequences are from one Pelmatolapia mariae isolate MD_Pm_ZW linkage group LG4, Pm_UMD_F_2, whole genome shotgun sequence window:
- the LOC134625706 gene encoding serine/threonine-protein kinase BRSK2-like — translation MGIENRFSSATPPPVSQVTPQGSPLPTPLGMPVHQLQHPSSTTPPSSSSSSSSSRADGAGGASLSLTPPSRPGGSGGMAASGSAHWRSRLNSLKNNLLGSPCFHRRKLQVLMDELVKRSWFGNFITLEKEEQIFVLIRDKPLSSIKADIVQAFLSIPSLCHRVVSQNSFRAEYKSSGGPSVFQKPVKFQVDIAFSEGERERERERAEREGRRELGIYSVTFTLISGPSRRFKRVVETIQTQLLSTHDQPSVQNFTSCRLDEKNGQLSRQPSTLTRQNSRRSESGSERGEGEHAADGGSSSRSSSGAVLQRRGSGKDKARLSPSNGTQAHP, via the exons atgggtatcgaaaaccggttctccTCTGCCACCCCTCCCCCTGTGTCGCAGGTCACACCGCAAGGTTCGCCGCTGCCCACCCCGCTGGGCATGCCTGTGCACCAACTCCAACACCCTTCCTCCACcacccctccctcctcttcctcctcgtctTCTTCCTCCAGAGCGGACGGAGCCGGAGGGGCCTCGCTGTCGCTGACCCCGCCCTCCAGACCGGGGGGCAGTGGTGGGATGGCCGCCTCGGGCTCTGCTCACTGGAGATCCAGGCTCAACTCATTGAAGAACAACCTTCTGGGCTCTCCGTGCTTCCACAGGCGCAAACTACAAG TGCTTATGGATGA GCTGGTGAAGCGGTCCTGGTTTGGTAACTTCATCACGCTGGAGAAAGAGGAGCAGATCTTTGTCTTGATCAGAGACAAGCCGCTCAGCTCTATCAAGGCTGACATCGTCCAAGCTTTTCTCTCC ATCCCATCCCTCTGCCACCGTGTGGTGTCTCAGAATAGTTTCCGGGCAGAATACAAGTCCTCTGGTGGTCCTTCTGTCTTCCAGAAACCTGTCAAATTCCAA GTGGACATCGCTTTTtctgagggagagagggagcgagagagggaACGAGCAGAGAGAGAAGGGAGACGAGAGCTGGGCATTTACAGCGTGACCTTCACTTTAATATCAG GTCCGAGCCGCAGATTCAAAAGGGTAGTGGAAACCATTCAAACTCAGTTACTGAGTACTCATGATCAGCCTTCTGTGCAG AACTTTACCTCTTGCCGTTTAGATGAGAAGAACGGTCAGCTTTCCCGCCAGCCCAGCACTCTTACACGTCAGAACTCCAGGAGATCTGAAAGCGGATCGGAGCGGGGAGAGGGGGAGCATGCGGCAGATGGGGGGAGCAGTAGCAGAAGCAGCAGCGGAGCCGTCTTACAAAGACGAGGGTCGGGGAAAGACAAGGCCAGACTCTCGCCGTCCAACGGGACACAGGCTCACCCTTGA